AATCAGCAAGAGTCGTCCGTGTCACGAATGTCGTCTTTTTCCGACTTTTTCGCTCTTCTCGAAGCGCATCCCTACGTTCCGAGCATTTTGTCGTGGTGGGCGCAATTGGTCGTGAATCTGTCGTTATTTTCGCTGGCTGTTTACGTGGTTTTCGGGTTCGTGTCAGCCATCCGGGCTGAATTCGAGCAGGCTGCAGAGGAAGTGTCAGATGGGATATTGGCGGAGATGGCTACATGCGCAAAAAGTTATGTGGACAACAGGTGCGCTGGAAACGATCGACTACCGGCATTGGAAACGGTGTGCGAGAACTGGGAGCGTTGTATGAACCGCGATCCGGCCAAGGTTGGACGGGCAAAAGTGTCGGCACATACGATGGCGGTTATCATTAACAGCTTCATTGATCCTATCAGCTGGAAGGCAATCGTACGTTCACCCCTTCTCCATACTACCTTCTGGATTATGCTAACGATTGCAGCTCTTCTTTCTCGCTACGATATCAACCGTCACCGTCGTCAGCAACTGGTCCTTCCGCTCCTTCAGAAACCGTCTGAACCAGCACGAATAcccacatcctcatcccccTTCATTCTCGCGCCAGGGCTCCGCCCAATATGCTCCCATTTCCTCATCACAAGGGCAATATCAAAACGGCtctggatatggatatctcGACCATCAGGAGCAGAAGCTCGCACCTGCCCCGAACTTGGACGAAAAGCAGAATGGCTCAATGCTACTGGAGCACCCCAGGATGAACTATGTGACGGGTCGAAATCGCGATCGGGAGAGTCAACTGCGGTCTCCTAGTCCTGTCAAACGGCGCAATCTGCTCTGACGCGTTTCTGTACGACACAATGTGAAGCATGGTAGGGGTTTATATGGCGTTCGTTTTACTCTATAGTCACTTTTTATCTTATATTATACCTTTCTGTCAAATGTATTTTTTTCAAGCTTTTGGCCACCATGGGCTATAGAATTCGCGTGGGCTTCTCTGTGTATACAGTGGAATATACTTTAGAGATAAAATCCTATTACAAGTACTGGCATCCCAGCTGTATGGGGGCATCCCCACCTGCACAACCTTCGTCTTATATATCGACCAAGCACCGGCTGGTATTACTGATATATAGTGAATGGCACAACATAACCAAATCGCCTCACCCGTATGTAGTAAATAGGCCCGTAGAAAATGCTAATGCTTTTGTCACTATCCTCTCACACGCAGAAACTTGTACACCATCTTTGCTAGACCTAACCAATCGACCAAAAAGTGCTCTGATACTAATTTGGCAAGAATTGTGTCTAATTTCACACATTCCATCTACCAAAATCAAGAGTCCACGTTTAGACACCACATTAATCCCATCATTGATTCAACGGCTTTTCCTTGGGATTCATGGAATTCTTCACGGCCTTTTCAATGGTAAAAAATAGAGAAACCGGCTATTCTCAGCCGAAACAGAGCTATGATGACATGAAGCTGCTGAGAGCAAATTGCAAGAAATGATACCCGCGCTGGTATTACTTGGCTATGGAAAAATTGCCCCTGGCCGTAACGAGCAACGAATCCAAGCCGGGCAGGCGCAGATAATTGCTTGACCTTGTGGGAAGTTTCAGGACTGAACTTCCATCTGCATCCTCGAATTCATGGAGACATCTTAGGAGATAGTATGCTCAACAGCACAACAAGTGTTATAGATGCCGACTGTAAGGACGGGAATATTTACCAGAGATCATGTGGACGGTGGCATGGTGTTTCGTTCGACCAAAACGACTTGATTCCTATGTTGCATATACGTCAGCATCTCCGTGCACAATAAATGGAGAGATTACTGATCTGTCACCCGAACAAGCAATGCCAAACCACCATGGAAAACGCGGCGAAAACCGCATCGTTCAAAATTCCTTGCAATTTTATTGGCTTCTAACAGCCAGGAGATAAAAGTGACCTGTGTGGTGTTACTGTCAAGTCTATACTCAGTACTTACAACATGGTGGACATTTCTTTCAGGGGTAGAGACCACGAACAAGTACTGAGTATTGCCGTCCGGGTCGGAGCGGACATTAAAAGACCCATAGCCCTTTATCCTTACAAGAAATCAAGAAACCGGACGGGGATACTGGACTTTGGTGTCAATGGCCCTTGTTAGGGTTCCGGGGAAAGATCCCTCATACACGAATTCCAGTCCGGCCATCCCGTGTCACATATTATTACGCCTCTTCAAGGCATTTCTGAAAGCGCCTGGTGGGAAAGAGCGTTTGTTCAAGAAGGCATAACTGATGTCTTACATATGATTCAGAAACATCCAACAATAGGACATTCACGACGGGGCAATAGGCACAGTTTTATACTTCATCGAGTCACCTCCAAACTTTTGTTTCGACGAGTCATGCCACTGTTCGATGACACGCACTGATAGTCGCAGTGAGGTGGTATTGGAAGCTAAGCCGAAAATGCAATCCGAGAGCGGCTCTATACCTCATCGATATCTTAAACGCCTTTGGTCTTATAGACGAATTACAACAGAGttaacaaaaaaaaaaaaagccgtTTAAATAAACTGGCCATTGCCCCGAACATTTGCTTCACTGCTCCAATGGAGGTGTGGGAAAGAGGATATTTCTCCACCTTACACCTGCACTCTCTCTCGCATTTGCACGTTTGAAGCATCTCTTGCTGCTCGACCGTATACCGCTGTTCGACTAAGCCGGAAATTTATACGTCGCTGTTGCTATGGACAGGCAGCTTGCTAGAATCAGAGCTTTCTGGGTATGTTGCTAGTTCTAGTTTTGCTAACAGCCCTCCTCCTCTCTACCAGACTTAGGGCGATATTGAAGCCTCTGAGTCTTCTCTGTCCTTGCCTAAAGACTCTAAATGTAAAGAAAAGAATCCTGCTATGCCACTAATCCATACTAAAAAGGTAAGTGCTTGAGAATTGCTTGGCAATCGCTCAACAACTGCTTAGAAGGCACTTGTACAACAGCCACTAATAATTTGAAAGATCTCTTTTATAAAAATGCATCAGGTAGTCTGAAACATGGACCATAAGCTCCCTTCTACTTTGCGATGGCAGATGTGATGAAAAAGGGAAATGTAGCCCGAAGTCAGGCACTGTGTCTGGGTACGGCAACGCAAGACCAGCGTATGCATGGGAAACTCTGCATTCTAGTTGATACACTTGAAGAGCGTGGTCAAATCTATGAACAAGCTCGAGGGCTTCCGAAATTGGCGTGTTTATTGTCATACCTTTTCATTTAAGCTCGGGTTCTACATTAGCTCCAGGGGTGGTGTCAACGTTGAAATGGTGGAAACTTCACCATTTGCCATCAAATGAGTTGTGTAGACATACCATTGCGCCAACACTCCAAATATCAGCCGGATACTCCATTCAGTCCCCGGCATCACCTTTGGTGATCTGTACACATTCGGCTGTGCGTCATTATTCGTCTTTTCATCTCCTCGCTTAGCAGAACCGAAATCACTGAGAACTGCGATTGGAATATCCTCGGTCGATCGAAAACGTCAGGGTACATGAACCGGCATACCATGGACAAGTTTTCGGGTTGAGGGatcattcatttctttttctgtgaAGCTGCCGAGGATTCCTCTGCCCTCTATTCGTGGAGGATGTTATCCGCCTTAATGTCTATATGAACAAGCTTACATTCGATGTGCAGATAGTCAAGCGCCAGTAACACCTGCATTAGACCGCCTGTCAGTAAGTCTTCAGTGAACCTTTGTCTGGAGTTCCGGTACAATAGGTCTTTGAAACTCCCACATAGGCTGCTGGACGAGACAATGATGGTTGCCCCCGGGACGAGGAATTGTGAACAGGTCTATTGCCGTTCGCACATGGGCGTAGCCATGATGCCATTAGTTTGTTTTGCTCATTAGATACCTGTAGGTATGAAATTCGTCGAAAGTATATTGATCGCGCTTGTATACTTTCAGCGTCACATATCCGTGACCCCTAACCACGTTAACTTATCCATTCTCCCCAATGTCAAGAGAGGATGATTACTCCAGATCCCACGCAAGCCATACCGTTGAAATGTGCCCAAATCTCAATTTCCCGATTACCTGTATTTGGATTGAAAGACACCACCGATATTCACGGGGTAATGATGTCCTTCCTGGGATTCGGAGATGTGTTCCTCGTCGAGGATCAGCGATGCGGGGACTGTTTTCCAGCCGGTGGTCGGGAAACGGAGGGGTTGAAGAGGTGGCTTGCAGAATATATTGTTAGTCGATTTTAGGAGGGAGGCCATGACATGAATGGAATACAGGTGGATGGTTGGTTTATGGGGATTGTCATGGCCGTGGGGTTATGCAGCGGTTAGCGTTAAAGCGCGATGTTTGCCTATGAACAGGGAGTTCTACAACCACCAAATTCCGTCGCCGATTTATACGGAGAAGTTCGTTAAATTCCTAGTCTAGTCAatggtatttttttttcactgTGATCAATCTCTCGTGGTTCTAGTCAAATTGCAATGGTGTGGCCACTGCTTACCCGTTTTATATATTCCCCACAATGCATCCCACCACATCACATAACAGATACTGATAAAGACAGCTCTATCCTGTATATACAAATTGACCCAAGGGATCATACTAAATAAAGTCATACCCCTGGTACCGGCTACTCGTTTCAGATAATTGGGAACGCTTGTGTACTTCTTGGCGTGTTTGGCGATGATTCGATATGACGTCGCCTCGACTACAACATCGCCTCTACTATTCCTGGCAGTAGCCGGTCAATCATTGAGTATTTATTCATCCTGACGTCGGAACAAGGTGACATGGAAGAggcgagaaaaaaaaatataatAGGGCAGGTCGCATCGCATTGGCATCTCTCAGTTCGCCCACATCCTCATCTAACACGACAAAGGTATATACCAGTCGACAATAAACGCGCGTAGAGACAATGGCACCCGAGCAGAGACGCCTTATTATCGTCTCTAATCGTCTCCCTGTGTCAGTGAAACGGGTAGATGGCGGTTATAAATCCTCTTTGTCAAGTGGCGGTCTCGTTACATCGCTGTCCGGTCTGACCAAATCGACACAATTCAGCTGGTTTGGATGGCCTGGTATCGAGGTAAATGATCCTAAGGACCGTGAGGAGGTATCGAAGAGCTTGGCGGAGCATCATGCCGTGGGGATCTTCCTGGATAATGCGCTGGCGAACGCGCACTATAACAACTTTTCTAGTATGTCTCTCTCCTGCATGATTTAGCACGTTCGCTGACGGTATAGATTCCATTCTCTGGCCAATCCTCCACTACCAATCCGGCATGACCTTCGACGATGCGCCATGGCACGCGTACCAAAAAGTGAACGAGCTCTTCGCCGACGCAGTCGCTAAAGAAGCCAGAAAGGGAGATCTAATCTGGGTGCACGATTACCACCTTATGCTTCTACCTAAGCTTCTCCGCGAGCGTTTAGTCAAGCAGGGAAAGAATTGTGCGATTGGGTTCTCGCTACATACGCCGTTTCCCGCAAGCGATTTCTGGAGAGCGCTTCCGGTGCGGAATGCCATGATTGAAGGACTGTTGTCGAGCGATTTGATTGGTTTCCATACGGATGAATATAAGCAGAACTTTATCGGGACTTGTGTGAACTTGTTGTGAGTATCCTTTGTACCATGACTCGATCGGACTGAACTGACTTGACAGGGGTGCTCAAACCGGGGTACCGAATAGGATTCAGTACAAGGACCGGTTGGTCGAGGCGGGCACTTTCATCGTTGGAATCGATCCGCAGAAGTTCGATGATACTTTGAGCAAGCCTGAGGTACAGAAACGGATCAAGGAACTGGAGGAAAGATACAAGGACGTCCATGTGATTATCGGTGTTGATCGACTTGACTATATCAAGGGATTGACACACAAACTAAAAGGATATGATCGGTTCCTTGACGACCATCCGGAATTGAAGGATAAGGTTCTGTTGATTCAGGTGGCAGTTCCAAGTCGTGAGGATGTCAAGGAGTATCAGGATCTAGAGACGGAGATTAGTACGATTGCTGGGAAGATTAACGGGAAGCATGGTATGTTATCGTAGGTCCTTACGAAGTTTAGAATACTAACACCCGAAAGCGACCCCTGACGGCTCCCCCCTTCTATACATGCACCGCTCCATTCCCTTCGATGAACTAACGGCGATGTATTCCGTCGCCGATGTATGTCTGCTTACCTCCTCACGAGATGGCATGAACCTCGTCTCCTTCGAATACGTCGCCTGCCAGGAGAAGCGCCACGGAGTCCTAGTTCTCTCAGAGTTCGCCGGAGCATCCGTATTCATGAAAGGCGGAAGCGTCAATTTGCACCCGGCAAATACAGCTGAACTCGCGCAGGCAATCCACAAGGCCGTGACTATGGATGGGAAGGAGCGTAAGGAGAGATATGAGAAATTGAGTGAATTTATCAATACTAACACGAGGTGAGTTTTACACGACGACAAGTTGATGGGCCATGCTGACCGTTTTAGTGCTGAATGGGGAAAGAAGTTCATTGAGAACTTGTCGAAAAGGCTGTGATTATCAGTAGGGATGGGCTTGTTTGTACATAGACTAGATTTGTCCACCAAGCCAATAGGCATTTGATAGTTGTCAGTGTATAGTACTCTAGACCATTAAATTCACTGTACTCTTGGAAAACCACCACAAACCCTGCAAACAACGATATTACAACCAAAAAGAAGGCTACGGCCTGCTTGTGGTTACCTTTTCAAGCCCTTGTAAGCGAGTCTCCCCACATAAACAAGGTCAACGCGCTTACTTTCCCCAACTCTCACCATCCCTCCTTTCCAAGCGAAAAAGAGTTTCTTACCATGGCCCTTCGTTCCCTCCCACCATTTTTCTTCTCAGCCCCATAGCCTTAGATCCGTCATCATCACCTTCGTCCTCTTCATGCCGTTTTTTTCCCATGACACAGCTTCTACTCACTTACATTCTTTGACAGATTCACTAGTATCGTTAGTACGCAAATGGAATGCTGAGCCCCTAATGAAGAGTTGTGCTCGTCGAAGAAAATCCATCCTAATGCGAAGACGGGCTATGGTATCTAATCTCTTAGCGTGGCTGGCATGACCTATGGCCCAAACTTCGGCGTACCTCCTATGGCATTAGTTTGGTTGTGCAATGGCGTtggcatggtgaattggGCGCTCCTCTCCTCGAAGAAAATCAGCTAGCGAGAACAAATACTCTGAGTCGCAGAACGTGTGGAGAGATGTGGTCAGGTGAGTGAACGAACGACTTGACATCGTGCTACACTGGATTCTTGAATCCATGACCCTACTCGACTAGTGATGACCAGAAGATCCATCTAATATGATGCTTCTATGATCTTGGctgctttcctttttctgaaTCCGAATCGCTGTGGCAGCAGTTTAACATTGTGACAATTTGTATTAACGGCACTGAAGATCAGGTATGTCCTCAAGGAATGACCAGTTTCGGCTGAGGGTGAGCACCATAGGATATCAGTACTCTGTTGGATACCGTGACATCTGTTCAAGTTGTTGTTAGAATCCACGAGACTCCATTGACTAGTGATGGCAGAATCCGGCACCCTGTGAGGGCACCATGATCATAGTCAAATCTCTATCTGAAGTTAAGCCTCTTTTCCGCAATAATGGCGTTTTGATTAACGGAACTTCTGTTCAAGTCTGACAGCAGGTATAACTTCAAACTTCGAGAAATGATTGGACTGAGCTGAGCGAAAGAACAATCCGGTATGTCAATTCCCGTTGGAGTCTGATCAAGATACGACCATACCTGTCGTCATCCATAGCGTGGTGACAATTAGGTTGGTGATGATGGAActacatacggagtacttgtcTACTCCATACAGGCAGTGCTATGAGTAAGTCCTCTGAAGTCAAACACCGTGACATGATTATTCCACCCTTTCCACTATTACTTCTCTTGATACACCTAGTATTCCCTTACGGCTACACGATCCGCGCGATGACTGGCATTTCTCGAGAGGTGACTACAGAGACTGTCCGATAGGCGATTGGCTGAGCGAATTGAAGTGCATGTTCTTTTCCATTCTTTTCATGCCGCCGTATCTCACTACGCACGACTAGTGATGAAAACAGGACATATCGAGCGCTGTCTACTATGCATCCCATACGACATCGCTATG
The sequence above is a segment of the Aspergillus chevalieri M1 DNA, chromosome 6, nearly complete sequence genome. Coding sequences within it:
- a CDS encoding putative nuclear envelope protein Brr6 (COG:S;~EggNog:ENOG410PQ9B;~InterPro:IPR018767,IPR040202;~PFAM:PF10104;~TransMembrane:2 (o232-254i340-359o);~go_component: GO:0005635 - nuclear envelope [Evidence IEA];~go_component: GO:0031965 - nuclear membrane [Evidence IEA];~go_process: GO:0006998 - nuclear envelope organization [Evidence IEA];~go_process: GO:0055088 - lipid homeostasis [Evidence IEA]) translates to MMDKRSGESPMDFEWQTRAPGDVTSPFYQLSMQHDNQRKRPHSTFDSPEKKSMPALREPNSQPFLFSQPPGTPKSVFNQPAFMTPRKFDLDFSSGAENMSSPENADNEDTPEPTPAKNGAHRNSLFSMYGRFAPAPSPGRGEIPRVSHYSNALARRVQKRRRRDKALDMRLRRDSDDEDDDRPSSSESNQQNQVQHAGQSNQQESSVSRMSSFSDFFALLEAHPYVPSILSWWAQLVVNLSLFSLAVYVVFGFVSAIRAEFEQAAEEVSDGILAEMATCAKSYVDNRCAGNDRLPALETVCENWERCMNRDPAKVGRAKVSAHTMAVIINSFIDPISWKAILFFLATISTVTVVSNWSFRSFRNRLNQHEYPHPHPPSFSRQGSAQYAPISSSQGQYQNGSGYGYLDHQEQKLAPAPNLDEKQNGSMLLEHPRMNYVTGRNRDRESQLRSPSPVKRRNLL
- a CDS encoding trehalose-6-phosphate synthase (CAZy:GT20;~COG:H;~EggNog:ENOG410QEIQ;~InterPro:IPR001830;~PFAM:PF00982;~go_function: GO:0003824 - catalytic activity [Evidence IEA];~go_process: GO:0005992 - trehalose biosynthetic process [Evidence IEA]), whose protein sequence is MAPEQRRLIIVSNRLPVSVKRVDGGYKSSLSSGGLVTSLSGLTKSTQFSWFGWPGIEVNDPKDREEVSKSLAEHHAVGIFLDNALANAHYNNFSNSILWPILHYQSGMTFDDAPWHAYQKVNELFADAVAKEARKGDLIWVHDYHLMLLPKLLRERLVKQGKNCAIGFSLHTPFPASDFWRALPVRNAMIEGLLSSDLIGFHTDEYKQNFIGTCVNLLGAQTGVPNRIQYKDRLVEAGTFIVGIDPQKFDDTLSKPEVQKRIKELEERYKDVHVIIGVDRLDYIKGLTHKLKGYDRFLDDHPELKDKVLLIQVAVPSREDVKEYQDLETEISTIAGKINGKHATPDGSPLLYMHRSIPFDELTAMYSVADVCLLTSSRDGMNLVSFEYVACQEKRHGVLVLSEFAGASVFMKGGSVNLHPANTAELAQAIHKAVTMDGKERKERYEKLSEFINTNTSAEWGKKFIENLSKRL